Proteins found in one Amphiprion ocellaris isolate individual 3 ecotype Okinawa chromosome 22, ASM2253959v1, whole genome shotgun sequence genomic segment:
- the bloc1s5 gene encoding biogenesis of lysosome-related organelles complex 1 subunit 5 — translation MEKIAKDVGDIQSRLLDHRPVINAEVRYFVREFEEKRGHRESRLLENLDKMVVETNEQMLPTNLDDVTKQLSDVIKRLEAANHMAERVQQRELEAQQNTQLQANMEQLKDEWADFLKEQQRLKEEVDEEHAKAVGQLSTKYNEKKKELAQFPFV, via the exons ATGGAAAAGATTGCGAAAG ATGTGGGTGACATCCAGTCCCGACTGCTGGACCACAGACCTGTCATCAATGCAGAGGTCCGCTACTTCGTGAGGGAGTTTGAG gAAAAACGGGGCCACAGAGAGAGCCGACTGCTGGAGAATCTGGATAAAATGGTGGTGGAAACAAATGAGCAAATGCTCCCGACAAATTTAGACGACGTAACCAAGCAGCTGTCTGACGTCATTAAACGGT TGGaggcagccaatcacatggcagAAAGAGTCCAGCAGAGGGAGCTAGAGGCACAACAG AACACCCAGCTGCAGGCGAACATGGAGCAACTGAAAGATGAGTGGGCAGACTTTttgaaggagcagcagagaTTAAAAGAAGAGGTGGATGAGGAGCATGCCAAGGCTGTAGGACAACTGAGCACTAAGTACAACGAGAAGAAGAAGGAGTTGGCCCAGTTTCCGTTTGTCTAA